A single genomic interval of Pontibacter deserti harbors:
- a CDS encoding TetR/AcrR family transcriptional regulator, with the protein MTFLETILEEILQLFKREGIEANSEADIIRRLDIRQATYQELFANKQDMVLQVVRFDIEKQKLEQQEMLSKAKNPVEEIMMLLVDGITKMKDINPVFISDMQLYPEAWQASMDNLSRNNQQVNAEILNRGILEGYFRRDINLQLVTKILLEQFFMMINPMVFPPDKYDLAEVFRSIYLYYVRGICTDMGGKMAEEYFSKNNL; encoded by the coding sequence ATGACTTTTTTAGAAACTATACTGGAAGAAATCCTGCAACTTTTTAAACGTGAAGGAATAGAGGCCAATTCCGAAGCCGATATTATCCGGAGGCTGGATATCAGGCAAGCAACCTATCAGGAGCTTTTTGCAAACAAGCAGGATATGGTATTGCAGGTTGTCCGGTTTGATATTGAAAAGCAGAAGCTGGAACAGCAGGAAATGTTATCCAAAGCTAAAAACCCAGTTGAAGAGATTATGATGTTGCTGGTGGATGGTATAACAAAAATGAAGGATATCAATCCTGTTTTTATTTCTGATATGCAGCTTTACCCGGAAGCGTGGCAGGCAAGTATGGATAACCTAAGCAGAAACAACCAGCAGGTAAATGCCGAAATTCTGAACAGAGGTATATTGGAAGGTTACTTCCGCAGGGATATAAACCTGCAACTGGTTACCAAGATTTTACTGGAGCAATTCTTTATGATGATCAACCCTATGGTTTTCCCTCCGGACAAGTATGACCTGGCAGAAGTATTCCGGAGTATTTATTTATACTATGTGCGCGGCATCTGTACCGATATGGGAGGCAAAATGGCTGAAGAATACTTTTCTAAAAATAACTTATAA
- a CDS encoding carotenoid biosynthesis protein: MIKSITDSATLTPARPAKRLGFWVALAVLIIFHAVGFWGLLFSGRPMYFQELTPLNLLLTNMLLFSLHRNWNAHFILFATVIAVTGFLAEVIGVHTGLLFGQYRYGAALGIKLWEVPLLIGLNWLMLTYSTGTIAAKFNVNPWAKALISSALMVLLDFFLEPVAMHFDFWNWQGNVIPFSNYIGWLLLAFLMQLYFHFTAIYKHNRLAPVVYLVQLLFFLGLYFLI, from the coding sequence ATGATTAAAAGTATAACTGATAGCGCTACACTTACACCAGCCAGACCTGCTAAAAGGTTAGGTTTCTGGGTTGCCCTGGCCGTGCTTATTATCTTTCATGCAGTAGGTTTCTGGGGTTTGTTATTCAGTGGGCGGCCTATGTACTTTCAGGAGCTTACACCATTAAACCTGCTGCTTACCAATATGCTGCTTTTTAGTCTGCACCGGAACTGGAATGCGCATTTTATACTGTTTGCAACAGTTATAGCTGTAACCGGGTTTTTGGCAGAAGTAATAGGTGTGCACACAGGCTTGCTGTTTGGGCAGTACAGGTATGGCGCGGCTTTAGGTATAAAACTGTGGGAGGTGCCTTTGTTAATAGGGTTAAACTGGTTGATGCTAACGTACAGCACCGGAACTATAGCCGCTAAATTCAACGTAAACCCGTGGGCTAAGGCTTTAATTAGCTCTGCCCTAATGGTGCTGCTCGATTTTTTTCTGGAGCCGGTAGCCATGCACTTTGATTTCTGGAACTGGCAGGGCAATGTAATTCCGTTCTCTAATTATATAGGTTGGCTGTTGCTGGCTTTCCTGATGCAGCTATATTTCCATTTTACTGCTATTTATAAGCATAACAGGCTGGCACCAGTAGTATACCTGGTACAGTTGCTTTTTTTTCTAGGGTTATACTTTCTTATTTAA
- the crtD gene encoding 1-hydroxycarotenoid 3,4-desaturase CrtD, translating to MASAAIIGAGIGGIAASIRLAVKGYEVTVFEANESFGGKMHEFWLGNYRFDAGPSLFTLPHLVDELFILADRNPEDYFTYTRLDLITHYFWPDGAQLKAYADPEQFAREAETQLGVSQQAVIEALNKSARLYKGTADTFLHKSLHKLNTYLSTDVLKSLQCLPDLGLTTTMHDANKSLFSDHRFVQLLDRFATYNGSDPYQAPATLNIIPHLEHGIGAFYPKGGIYSIAASLVKLAEELGVQFRYNEKVEQIFVTNNKVTGVRTTTGKYTADVVVSNMDVVPTYRRLLPDQPAPERTLQQPRSSSALIYYWGINKEFPQLHLHNIFFSGNYKTEFEHIFKHKTISQDPTVYVNITSKLEPEDAPAGSENWFVMVNVPHHQGQKWEELTAVTRETVLRKLSQMLHIDLEPLIEQEQVLDPLTIESRTSSFAGALYGSSSNNRLAAFLRHPNFSNKLNSLYFCGGSVHPGGGIPLCLLSAKIVADLAPAPKYK from the coding sequence ATGGCAAGCGCAGCAATTATAGGAGCCGGTATTGGCGGCATTGCAGCAAGTATAAGGCTGGCCGTAAAAGGCTATGAGGTTACTGTGTTTGAGGCCAATGAAAGCTTTGGTGGTAAAATGCATGAGTTCTGGCTGGGTAACTATAGGTTTGATGCTGGGCCATCGCTGTTTACACTGCCGCACCTGGTAGATGAGCTGTTTATACTTGCTGATCGAAACCCTGAAGATTATTTTACCTATACCCGTTTAGATCTGATTACACATTACTTCTGGCCGGATGGTGCTCAATTAAAAGCTTATGCTGATCCGGAACAGTTTGCCAGGGAAGCCGAGACACAACTAGGAGTATCACAGCAAGCGGTAATAGAAGCGCTTAACAAAAGTGCGCGTCTTTATAAAGGCACCGCCGATACATTTCTGCACAAGTCGCTTCACAAACTAAATACTTACCTGAGCACCGATGTGCTGAAATCGCTGCAGTGTTTGCCTGATTTAGGACTAACAACCACTATGCACGATGCTAACAAAAGCCTTTTTTCTGATCATCGGTTTGTGCAGCTGCTCGACAGGTTTGCTACCTACAATGGATCTGATCCTTATCAGGCACCGGCCACGCTTAATATCATACCACATTTAGAACACGGCATTGGCGCTTTTTACCCGAAAGGAGGCATTTATAGTATAGCAGCAAGCCTGGTAAAACTGGCCGAAGAGCTGGGTGTGCAGTTCAGGTATAACGAGAAGGTAGAGCAGATTTTTGTTACCAATAATAAAGTAACCGGCGTGCGAACTACTACCGGGAAGTATACTGCAGATGTGGTAGTCAGTAATATGGATGTTGTACCTACATATCGCAGGTTGTTACCTGACCAACCGGCACCGGAAAGAACATTACAGCAACCACGTTCCAGCTCAGCCCTGATCTATTACTGGGGCATTAATAAAGAATTTCCGCAGCTGCACCTGCATAACATATTCTTCAGCGGCAACTATAAAACCGAGTTCGAGCATATCTTTAAACACAAAACTATAAGTCAGGACCCAACTGTTTATGTTAATATTACTTCTAAGCTGGAACCTGAAGATGCACCTGCCGGCAGCGAGAACTGGTTTGTGATGGTGAACGTGCCGCACCACCAGGGGCAGAAATGGGAGGAACTGACAGCCGTTACACGTGAAACAGTTTTGCGCAAGCTCAGCCAGATGTTGCACATAGACCTGGAGCCACTAATTGAACAGGAACAGGTGCTGGACCCATTAACTATAGAAAGTCGTACATCGTCGTTTGCAGGGGCACTGTATGGCAGTAGCTCCAATAACAGGTTAGCAGCCTTCCTTCGTCACCCGAACTTTAGTAACAAGCTTAACAGTCTATACTTTTGCGGAGGAAGTGTACACCCGGGCGGTGGCATTCCGCTTTGTCTGCTTTCGGCTAAAATTGTGGCAGATCTGGCTCCGGCACCAAAGTATAAATAA
- a CDS encoding SRPBCC family protein, with product MRLHLKTNVRQNFKQVFDAFDEQLFRKLAPPYPKLNLIRFDGSEPGDIVEVELQTGIKSFRWKSLITDRSITDKDAYFTDEGQVLPPPLKVWRHQHLVTSNSTGATIHDIITYSTGNRLLDLLLYPLMVAQFSMRKPIYHKIFGKV from the coding sequence GTGCGACTTCATCTTAAAACCAACGTCAGGCAAAACTTTAAGCAGGTGTTTGATGCTTTTGATGAGCAGTTGTTCCGGAAGCTGGCTCCGCCCTATCCTAAACTTAACCTGATCAGGTTTGATGGATCTGAACCAGGCGATATAGTTGAAGTAGAATTACAAACAGGTATAAAATCTTTCCGTTGGAAAAGCCTGATCACCGACAGAAGTATAACTGATAAAGATGCTTATTTTACAGATGAAGGCCAGGTCCTCCCTCCCCCGCTTAAAGTATGGCGTCACCAACATTTAGTAACAAGTAACAGCACCGGGGCAACTATCCACGACATCATTACATACAGCACCGGAAACAGGTTGCTCGACCTGCTGCTTTACCCGCTTATGGTAGCACAGTTTAGCATGCGCAAGCCCATTTACCATAAAATATTTGGTAAAGTATAA
- a CDS encoding DEAD/DEAH box helicase yields MKVFTTQPFQVVYSLLEHEYLGYLFESFVVQVNSRGQLTLQHQNISAKNADEFGSRLDADDFKLMPLIDQIQQDAVLKRFSPKKMTPVDFFLKVYDPEKGDKALQESIIHYIQGRMGKILELLRGKQTFIMGKDGEPTWRKISIAPEKASVLFHFHRHEDGSTHYFPTIKYAGQKLEFMFKNAALICYEPAWLLLNNVIYSFEKPIDGKKLQPFLNKRFIAIPRTIEENYFSKFVVPLIESFDVYATAFEIRKEKYSPEPQLTFSTIKAAQVSELLSVSQPDGKADREPDKILFELGYKYGEQEVQAGENKKISVSLEKASENYIFHRLLRDTAREKELCKELNNRGLEMKNGKAVLEKSAAFAWLGANITALEEKGYTIKQSDKSGKNYFIGDVAVEVGITEGNDWFDIHGTVRFGEFSIPFIKLKHHILTRNNEFMLPNGQIAVIPDEWFTQYIELFAFSEGDERLTLRKHHMALVNDLYNGNLATVTMSRKLEKLREFETIEDHPLPSGFKGELRPYQKAGYNWLHFVQNYKFGGCLADDMGLGKTVQTLAMLQHRKEHAADSASLLVMPTSLIYNWLAEAQKFTPNLRILSYTGTYRNKDISLFQEYDVVLTSYGIVRLDAELLKQYYFDYIILDESQAIKNPDSTTSKAVRALKSKHRLILTGTPVENSTMDLWSQMSFINPGLLGNQHFFKKEFLKPIEKEKDEQKTRKLHALIKPFILRRHKSQVAKELPEKIEHTTFCKMTEEQEHAYEETKSYYRNKILKNLEENGPANTQFMLLQGLMKLRQIANHPLMADPNYEGESGKIKEVLRMTKNVVGKGHKVLIFSQFVRHLEIVRTALNERDITYAYLDGNTKNRQEQVELFQKDESIKVFLISLKAGGVGLNLTAADYVFILDPWWNPAVEAQAVDRAHRIGQQNTVFTYKFITKDSVEEKILALQSRKLQLVNDLISTDENVIKSLTKEDIDNLLS; encoded by the coding sequence ATGAAAGTTTTTACCACCCAGCCTTTTCAGGTAGTTTATTCCCTTTTAGAACATGAGTACCTCGGTTACCTGTTCGAATCTTTTGTAGTGCAGGTAAACTCGCGTGGGCAGCTTACACTGCAGCACCAGAATATTTCTGCTAAAAACGCAGACGAGTTTGGCTCCCGCCTTGATGCAGATGACTTTAAGCTGATGCCGCTGATCGATCAGATTCAGCAGGATGCGGTGCTAAAGCGTTTCTCGCCGAAAAAGATGACCCCTGTCGATTTCTTCCTGAAAGTATACGACCCTGAAAAGGGAGACAAAGCCTTACAGGAAAGTATAATTCATTACATACAGGGGCGCATGGGCAAGATACTGGAACTGCTGCGCGGTAAACAGACTTTTATTATGGGCAAAGATGGAGAGCCAACCTGGCGCAAAATCTCCATTGCACCTGAAAAAGCTTCTGTTCTGTTTCATTTCCACCGTCACGAAGACGGCAGCACACACTACTTCCCAACTATAAAATATGCCGGCCAGAAGCTGGAGTTCATGTTTAAAAATGCTGCGCTTATCTGCTATGAGCCGGCCTGGCTACTGCTGAATAACGTGATCTATAGTTTTGAGAAGCCGATAGATGGTAAAAAACTACAGCCCTTCCTGAACAAGCGCTTTATTGCCATACCACGCACTATTGAAGAAAACTACTTCAGCAAATTTGTGGTGCCTTTAATAGAGTCTTTCGATGTATATGCTACTGCCTTCGAAATCAGGAAAGAGAAGTATAGCCCGGAACCACAACTGACCTTTTCAACTATAAAAGCGGCCCAGGTGTCTGAGCTTCTTTCTGTTTCGCAGCCTGATGGGAAAGCTGACCGCGAGCCGGATAAAATATTATTTGAGCTTGGCTACAAATATGGTGAGCAGGAAGTGCAGGCCGGTGAAAACAAGAAAATAAGTGTAAGCCTGGAGAAGGCTTCAGAGAACTATATTTTTCATAGGCTGCTGCGCGATACGGCACGGGAAAAAGAGCTTTGTAAAGAGCTTAACAACCGCGGCCTGGAAATGAAGAATGGTAAGGCTGTGTTGGAGAAAAGCGCTGCCTTTGCCTGGTTGGGAGCAAACATTACAGCGCTCGAAGAGAAAGGCTATACTATAAAACAATCAGATAAGAGCGGGAAGAACTACTTTATTGGTGATGTAGCCGTGGAAGTAGGTATAACGGAAGGCAACGACTGGTTTGATATACATGGTACAGTCAGGTTTGGCGAGTTCAGCATTCCGTTTATCAAGTTAAAGCATCACATTCTTACAAGGAACAACGAGTTTATGCTGCCCAACGGGCAGATTGCAGTAATACCGGATGAATGGTTTACACAGTACATAGAGTTATTTGCTTTCTCGGAAGGTGACGAGCGCCTGACGCTGCGCAAGCACCACATGGCACTGGTAAATGACTTGTATAACGGCAACCTGGCAACCGTAACCATGAGCCGCAAGCTGGAGAAGCTTCGGGAGTTCGAAACAATAGAAGACCATCCGTTACCATCAGGTTTTAAAGGTGAGCTGCGGCCTTATCAGAAGGCGGGATACAACTGGCTGCATTTTGTGCAGAACTATAAATTTGGCGGATGTCTGGCAGATGATATGGGTCTGGGTAAAACCGTGCAAACACTGGCAATGCTGCAGCACCGTAAAGAACATGCAGCTGATTCGGCTTCGTTGCTGGTAATGCCTACTTCGCTTATTTATAACTGGCTTGCCGAAGCACAGAAATTTACACCAAACCTGCGCATATTAAGCTATACCGGCACATATCGCAACAAAGATATTTCTCTTTTCCAGGAGTATGATGTGGTGCTGACATCGTATGGTATTGTGCGCCTGGATGCGGAATTGCTGAAACAGTATTACTTCGATTACATTATTCTGGACGAGTCGCAGGCGATCAAAAACCCGGATTCTACAACTTCTAAAGCAGTAAGGGCACTTAAGTCGAAGCACAGGCTTATACTTACCGGTACTCCTGTAGAGAACAGCACAATGGATCTGTGGTCACAGATGTCGTTCATTAACCCTGGATTGCTTGGTAACCAACACTTCTTTAAGAAGGAATTCCTGAAGCCGATCGAAAAGGAGAAGGATGAACAGAAAACGCGTAAGCTGCACGCGCTCATTAAACCATTTATACTTCGCAGGCACAAATCGCAGGTCGCTAAAGAACTTCCTGAGAAAATAGAGCATACCACCTTCTGTAAAATGACGGAAGAGCAGGAACATGCCTACGAGGAAACAAAGTCGTACTACCGAAACAAGATTCTTAAGAACTTGGAAGAGAACGGGCCGGCTAATACCCAGTTTATGCTGTTGCAGGGTTTGATGAAGCTGCGCCAGATCGCTAACCACCCACTTATGGCTGACCCGAACTATGAAGGGGAATCAGGCAAGATTAAAGAGGTGCTGCGCATGACCAAGAACGTAGTAGGCAAAGGGCATAAGGTGTTAATATTTAGCCAGTTTGTGAGGCACCTGGAAATTGTGCGAACTGCTTTAAACGAGCGTGACATTACGTATGCATATCTGGATGGCAATACTAAAAACCGACAGGAGCAGGTAGAGCTTTTCCAGAAAGATGAAAGTATAAAAGTTTTCCTGATCTCGCTTAAGGCTGGTGGCGTAGGGTTAAACTTAACGGCTGCCGATTATGTGTTTATACTTGACCCTTGGTGGAACCCGGCCGTAGAAGCACAGGCCGTAGACAGAGCACATCGCATCGGGCAGCAGAATACGGTCTTTACCTATAAGTTTATTACCAAAGACTCTGTTGAAGAAAAGATACTGGCGCTGCAAAGCCGGAAACTGCAACTGGTAAACGACCTTATCAGTACCGACGAAAATGTGATCAAGAGCTTGACCAAGGAAGATATAGATAACCTGTTGAGCTAG
- a CDS encoding ABC transporter permease: MNVPFLIAKRYFFSKKKRNIISIISNIAMIGVAVGSMALIIVLSVFNGLEDLIRKIYSSFDPDLKITVVEGKAFETDTEFMNRIRRMPGVAVVSEVIEDNALLRYNDRQMVVKVKGVSENFFQQNEIDTSVVEGHHHLIQNDTYYALVGRGVQYQLSIKPGNQFVPMQFLYPRNTKFNPMNPEGAFNSMPILPGGVFAIERQYDDAYVFVPLNYAAELLEYGRKRTALEIKVDEGYRIEQVKQSLQELLGEKFRIQNSDEQHTSLLRAVKVEKLFVFVTFAFILFIASLNIFFSLSMLVIDKKKDIAILASMGATATTIRNIFLFEGALVAFIGAAYGLSMGMLICNLQQTFGVISMGMATSLVEAYPIKMEIQDFIFTGAAIVLITLLVSIRPARKAAAMSVTENI; the protein is encoded by the coding sequence TTGAACGTCCCTTTTCTCATAGCGAAACGCTACTTTTTCTCTAAAAAGAAGCGGAACATCATCAGCATTATTTCCAATATTGCGATGATAGGCGTAGCTGTGGGCTCTATGGCGCTCATTATAGTGTTATCAGTTTTTAATGGCCTGGAAGACCTTATCCGGAAAATATACTCCAGTTTTGACCCCGATCTTAAAATTACGGTTGTAGAAGGTAAGGCTTTTGAGACAGACACCGAGTTCATGAACCGCATCAGGCGTATGCCGGGCGTGGCTGTAGTGTCAGAAGTGATAGAAGATAATGCCCTGCTCCGTTACAACGACCGCCAGATGGTAGTTAAAGTAAAAGGTGTAAGTGAAAACTTCTTCCAGCAGAACGAGATCGATACCTCGGTAGTAGAAGGCCATCATCACCTGATACAAAACGATACTTATTATGCGCTGGTGGGCCGTGGGGTGCAATACCAGTTATCTATAAAGCCGGGCAACCAGTTTGTTCCGATGCAGTTTCTGTATCCGCGCAATACAAAGTTTAATCCCATGAATCCCGAAGGTGCTTTCAACAGCATGCCTATACTTCCGGGCGGGGTATTTGCCATAGAGCGGCAGTACGATGATGCCTATGTGTTTGTGCCGTTAAATTATGCTGCAGAGTTGCTGGAGTACGGTCGTAAACGCACTGCCCTGGAAATTAAAGTAGATGAAGGCTATCGCATAGAACAAGTAAAACAATCTCTGCAGGAACTATTAGGTGAGAAGTTCAGAATACAGAACAGCGACGAACAGCATACCAGTTTGCTGAGAGCTGTTAAGGTAGAGAAACTGTTTGTATTTGTGACGTTTGCGTTTATACTTTTCATTGCATCGCTCAACATCTTCTTCTCCCTTTCGATGCTCGTGATCGATAAGAAGAAGGACATTGCCATACTTGCCTCAATGGGAGCGACAGCTACTACTATTCGTAATATTTTCCTTTTTGAAGGTGCGTTGGTGGCATTTATCGGGGCAGCTTATGGCTTATCGATGGGGATGCTGATCTGCAATCTGCAGCAGACATTCGGTGTTATCTCGATGGGAATGGCGACTTCGCTGGTAGAGGCTTACCCTATTAAAATGGAGATACAGGACTTTATATTTACGGGTGCAGCCATCGTGCTGATTACACTTCTGGTTTCTATCAGGCCGGCTCGTAAAGCAGCAGCCATGTCCGTGACCGAGAATATCTAA
- a CDS encoding class I SAM-dependent methyltransferase gives MQYDPIKRVLGDVFNKTPFLRRVFFNLLDLLLLRTWHVHKELRQWAGNRRNQEQNILDAGAGFGQYTYHLSSMSPKWNILAVDVKEEQVSDNNQFMRALGRHNVLFKIADLVHFRQPESYDLILSVDVMEHILEDVDVFKNFYASLRPGGMLVISTPSDQGGSDVHGDDETSFIEEHVRDGYNINEIQDKLRSAGFSKMEARYSYGKPGQISWRLSMKYPMLMLNTSKVFFILLPFYYLVTFPFSLILNWLDVNNRHASGTGLIVKAWK, from the coding sequence ATGCAATACGACCCTATAAAGCGGGTTTTAGGAGATGTTTTCAACAAAACTCCTTTCCTGCGTCGTGTATTTTTTAACCTGTTAGATTTACTGCTGCTGCGTACATGGCATGTGCACAAAGAACTGCGTCAGTGGGCTGGTAACCGTCGCAACCAAGAGCAGAATATATTAGATGCCGGTGCCGGTTTTGGCCAGTATACCTACCATTTATCCAGTATGAGCCCGAAGTGGAATATACTTGCCGTAGATGTAAAGGAAGAACAGGTATCAGACAATAACCAGTTTATGCGTGCACTTGGTCGCCATAACGTGCTGTTTAAAATTGCAGACCTGGTTCATTTCCGTCAGCCCGAAAGCTACGACCTTATACTTTCAGTGGATGTGATGGAGCATATTCTGGAAGATGTAGATGTGTTCAAGAATTTTTATGCATCGCTTCGTCCGGGTGGTATGCTGGTGATTTCAACTCCTTCTGACCAGGGCGGCTCTGATGTGCACGGCGATGATGAAACCTCTTTTATTGAGGAACACGTACGCGATGGCTACAATATAAATGAAATTCAGGATAAGCTACGCTCAGCCGGATTCAGTAAAATGGAAGCTCGGTACTCGTATGGCAAGCCAGGGCAAATCTCCTGGAGGTTATCGATGAAGTACCCGATGCTGATGCTGAACACGTCAAAAGTGTTCTTTATCCTGCTGCCGTTTTATTATCTTGTTACGTTCCCGTTCAGCCTTATACTTAACTGGCTGGATGTAAATAACAGACATGCATCCGGTACTGGTCTGATCGTGAAAGCCTGGAAGTAA
- the rbfA gene encoding 30S ribosome-binding factor RbfA produces the protein MESKRQQKFSRLIQKELAEVFQRETTHLFGGAYISVSTVRVSPDLGMARIYLSVMLAPNKEELLQELRVNTKTIRHHLAQRIKSQVRIIPELVFYLDDSAEYAAHIDKLFDGIEIPPEDKDYDTDDYIEDIDNK, from the coding sequence ATGGAAAGTAAAAGACAACAGAAATTCTCACGCCTGATACAGAAAGAACTGGCGGAAGTTTTTCAGAGAGAAACTACACACCTTTTTGGTGGCGCTTATATCTCTGTAAGCACAGTTCGTGTTTCGCCGGACCTTGGCATGGCCCGCATTTACCTGAGCGTAATGCTGGCACCAAATAAGGAAGAGCTGCTGCAGGAACTGCGCGTGAACACTAAAACAATTCGCCACCATCTAGCACAACGCATTAAAAGTCAGGTAAGAATTATTCCTGAGTTAGTGTTTTACCTCGATGACAGTGCTGAATATGCTGCACACATCGACAAATTATTTGATGGTATTGAAATCCCGCCAGAAGACAAGGACTACGACACCGACGATTATATCGAAGATATCGACAACAAATAG